One genomic segment of Brassica napus cultivar Da-Ae chromosome A3, Da-Ae, whole genome shotgun sequence includes these proteins:
- the LOC106399470 gene encoding 26S proteasome non-ATPase regulatory subunit 2 homolog A, whose amino-acid sequence MASGPDPNSFGDGAKRDEATTKVPSKDPKKKDDKKEEDLSEEDLKLKQNLELYVERVQDPNPELQKAALESMRQEIRASTSSMTLLDRMPKRLSWLELGGSQRLCG is encoded by the exons ATGGCTTCAGGTCCAGATCCGAACAGCTTTGGTGATGGTGCGAAGCGGGATGAAGCTACGACCAAGGTTCCTTCTAAGGATCCCAAGAAGAAGGATGATAAGAAAGAGGAAGATCTG TCTGAAGAGGACTTGAAACTGAAGCAGAACCTGGAGCTCTATGTTGAGAGGGTTCAAGACCCTAATCCTGAACTGCAGAAGGCTGCTCTCGAAAGCATGAG GCAGGAGATCCGTGCCTCAACAAGCTCCATGACGTTGTTAGACCGGATGCCAAAGAGGTTGTCATGGCTGGAACTTGGAGGTTCTCAAAGGCTTTGTGGTTAG
- the LOC106438163 gene encoding GDSL esterase/lipase At2g38180: MVGPGRPQIVLFGSSIVQYSFSNGGWGASLADVYSRTADVVLRGYGGWNSRFALKVLDQVFPKDAVVQPSLVIVYFGGNDSMPPHPSGKGAHVPLSEFIDNMRKIGEHLLSLSDKTRVIFLSPPPMNERQIELVFGDAIKGRRNEVCRPYAEALLTLCNEINVKCVDLWNVIQQQDDWLNTCFTDGIHFTAKASEVVVKEVLKVVREAEWKPSLYWKSLPIEFPFDYGIPNSLSLAELELFRNEQ; encoded by the exons ATGGTTGGACCAGGAAGACCTCAGATCGTCCTCTTCGGTTCTTCAATCGTTCAGTACAGCTTCAGCAATGGTGGCTGGGGAGCCTCTCTCGCTGACGTCTACTCTCGCACG GCTGACGTTGTCCTTCGTGGGTATGGTGGTTGGAACTCAAGATTTGCCTTAAAGGTTCTTGACCAAGTCTTCCCAAAG GATGCTGTAGTACAACCTTCTTTGGTGATAGTTTACTTCGGTGGGAATGATTCAATGCCTCCTCATCCATCAGGGAAGGGAGCTCATGTTCCTCTCTCTGAGTTCATTGACAACATGAGGAAGATTGGGGAGCATCTTTTG AGCCTTTCGGACAAGACCCGTGTCATTTTCCTCTCTCCTCCACCAATGAATGAGAGACAGATCGAGTTAGTTTTTGG AGATGCAATAAAAGGCCGGAGAAACGAAGTTTGCCGACCATATGCAGAAGCCTTGTTGACTCTATGCAATGAGATCAATGTGAAATGTGTTGATCTCTGGAACGTTATACAGCAACAAGATGATTGGTTGAACACCTGCTTCAC AGATGGGATCCATTTCACAGCCAAGGCAAGCGAGGTTGTGGTGAAGGAGGTGTTGAAGGTAGTGAGAGAAGCGGAGTGGAAACCGAGTCTTTACTGGAAGTCATTACCGATTGAGTTTCCCTTTGATTATGGTATACCAAACTCGCTAAGCCTTGCTGAGCTAGAGTTATTCAGAAACGAACAGTGA